Proteins encoded by one window of Drosophila melanogaster chromosome X:
- the Rab3-GEF gene encoding Rab3 GDP-GTP exchange factor, isoform J, with the protein MSDQQKASLCPRLVDYMAIVGAHTTPPMPKGLQGLKAPPVQVPDLLRRYPPSDHADFPLPLDMVYFCQPEGCTSVGPRRTGSAIRDMTSFVFALTDKDSGKTRYGICVNFYRPIERPSSAAGSAGAGNDRPGNGGPGGHGGGAGGGAGGGGRGGRRSSAFRRESWRKSMERSSDSAFSSDYRSNVAPSDSDRELTSRRDSDQQRLHSHHSHHQPHHPSASPAVPKLGLMAPSADSESGGSHSPSPRASRKRTKLRNQSLTSLCIISHHPFFTTFRECLFILKKLIDACNESSSPKRVGASQKINRDNVWTVLTGHVSDATPSIVLHDVREIETWILRLLSTPVPVPGSTRVEVEVLSPTVHEPLLFALPDHTRFSLVDFPLHLPLELLGVETCLKVWTLIMQENKVLFQSRDYNALSMSVMAFVTMLYPLEYMFPVIPLLPTCLSCAEQLLLAPTPFVIGVPASFLVYKKNFRLPDDIWVVDLDSTKLTPPTGGYEEIPPLPEPEGTILKNHLKQAMLLMDEAGLGALTSMTATNTAVSSQQLLPSVRDSLQEPPLLGVSQVRLPLQTPPHSAQASQRNSMSAQGTISSRQPSPMNSPALNPFVYGTDVDSVDVATRVAMVRFFNAQNTLANFAEHTRTLRLYPRPVVAFQINSFLRSRPRASQFLNQFARTQAVEFLAEWSLTPTNVAFLRVQTGVMDPMQVGDKPKWFAHALTPIRFSVWDDGSSLNGALRSLKQLECQPTDESGSDSEGADSSSSSYSSLSDFVSEMASSDLSPSLHDVFGSYNRPHVVPQTLSSNLDPALVYHPPSKLQYPEGIADAVASKEEEDEERADSPVSSSSSRSDLSSPSFNRDSEFDFQPKGGQTLGSTTVGSGAAAPSFELATPLAMRLEATIKMASIEQESDTVSTATGKTIAAGSKLQRHPSDSESRPEKKIPPPLTPPVKQPGVSNILARTGSSGSSSSSPGRQSSQSSLFENFASHAKELVRETTRQSSQEGLLAHVDKHALDEDLDDKMRHTFEKFTLHAKKAAGEASKQALEVSKQAAGVSKNTLEDLTYVGKSTLGDLTKTAKEAATKKGIIKIEEHSAGGAGPPPKSPGSQLATHKQVQQSGGQGGGNNFFSAIGTDFNGLASSTSTMFSGMFGKKSQQKQVPVQQKQPNVSAGKAKSGINFDPFPGRKGLVERTPLIKHSGPRQTQEELTRQQNQERSHSNAENQTFLKDVTNQVLAGEGVGWLKLNRFKKLMEDESYRTLVLSKLNKTLDKKIAPDDHIDDVCVTKPVWKGMLKCIQAIAGGLDVTFANFGLGGMASVFQLMEVAHTHYWSKEINEGSDMSSSLLSSHAASPMGSRENLRSPSSPNGSHSALGSEWASPQESRKSSTQLAHGGPGGSHSGAPINRRLSSADSQDGQSTTEMFKDMLSQKRSALKNMLTSFDSDTTTSKDSKKSSGNLWSGKSTLSAGFRYTGGHLINTSSSPSPDSPRVYLFEGLLGKDRLNLWNQMQFWEDAFLDAVSQERDMIGMDQGPIEMMERYKSLSESERKRLEHDEDRLLSTMLYNLTAILVMLNVAKDEIRRKIRRLLGKSHIGLVYSQEVHNVVDQINNLNGNDIDLKPLGSRLLHRQSFTVHQGTDVNGPLRFMEVRDDGLVLRSVDGTIVERWWYERLVNMTYSPKTKLLCLWRRNGGQTQLHKYYTRKCKELYNCIKEAMERGGTPTNVPELGGEFPVQDMNTGEGGLLQVCLEGVGLLFSNSKDFEFFVRLDHIRKCFTQKGGIFVLEEYNPKTRNLIQRKYQSSMSDQICYSVLCVFSYVAAGQDQKKNPVVITPQIQDIHAQQKQKHQQQQQHQQPQQQQQPHQTTTQQNQPTAVASAVPTTTAPAGQVNPNRMTAKSQAGSISIRHTVPMQKPTITMSTVQPQARMPAQVATASVPVTVPVPPTPAPPTSNPAKLPQLPPRVPSQPSTESLASISSPPPKLRTPMSAPPGPPPAIPPRTGAISRSGSVPAARSFVRQASANSTPPQYTPQPPPPFVIPKRHSGLARASTLSSSTSPSMSSSSASNHPGHSQSQQRASHGSVAAVLQSMPEAEPGYGSGSGSISGSSSGSGSASGSIASASPQAHRKH; encoded by the exons ATGTCGGACCAGCAGAAAGCCTCCCTCTGTCCCCGTCTGGTGGACTACATGGCCATAGTGGGTGCCCACACGACGCCTCCGATGCCAAAGGGACTGCAGGGCCTCAAGGCCCCGCCAGTGCAG GTGCCCGACTTGCTGCGTCGCTATCCCCCCTCGGATCATGCGGACTTCCCGCTGCCCCTGGACATGGTGTACTTTTGCCAACCGGAGGGTTGCACCAGCGTTGGACCTCGACGCACTGGCTCCGCCATTCGGGACATGACCTCCTTTGTATTCGCGCTGACCGACAAGGATTCGGGCAAGACACGCTATGGCATATGCGTGAACTTCTATCGTCCCATTGAGCGACCTAGTTCGGCGGCGGGATCGGCAGGAGCTGGCAACGATCGTCCGGGTAATGGTGGACCTGGTGGCCATGGGGGCGGcgctggaggaggagcaggaggcggAGGGCGTGGTGGAAGACGGTCGTCGGCCTTCAGGCGGGAGTCGTGGCGCAAGAGCATGGAACGCAGCTCGGATTCGGCATTTAGCAG CGACTACAGAAGTAACGTAGCGCCTAGCGATTCGGATCGTGAACTGACCTCGCGTCGCGATTCGGACCAGCAGCGCCTACACTCACACCACTCGCACCACCAGCCGCACCATCCGTCGGCGAGCCCGGCTGTGCCCAAACTGGGCCTGATGGCTCCCTCGGCGGACTCCGAGTCCGGCGGCAGTCATTCCCCATCGCCGCGGGCCTCGCGAAAGAGGACGAAACTGCGCAACCAGTCGCTCACCTCGCTGTGCATCATCTCGCACCATCCGTTCTTCACCACCTTCCGCGAATGCCTGTTCATTCTGAAGAAGCTCATCGATGCTTGCAACGAATCCTCTTCACCGAAGCGGGTTGGTGCCTCCCAAAAGATCAACCGGGACAATGTGTGGACGGTGCTGACGGGCCATGTCAGCGATGCCACGCCGTCGATTGTACTGCACGATGTGCGCGAAATCGAAACCTGGATCCTGCGACTACTCTCCACGCCGGTTCCTGTGCCAGGATCGACCAGAGTTGAG GTTGAGGTGCTGTCGCCGACGGTGCATGAACCCCTGCTGTTTGCATTGCCTGACCACACTCGCTTCTCTCTGGTGGACTTCCCGCTCCATCTGCCATTGGAGCTGCTCGGCGTGGAGACGTGCCTGAAGGTATGGACCCTGATCATGCAGGAGAACAAGGTGCTGTTCCAGTCGCGCGACTATAACGCCCTCTCCATGTCGGTAATGGCCTTCGTCACTATGCTGTATCCGCTGGAGTATATGTTCCCGGTCATCCCGCTGCTGCCCACCTGCCTAAGTTGTGCGGAGCAGCTACTGTTGGCACCAACGCCCTTTGTCATCGGGGTGCCCGCCTCTTTCCTGGTCTACAAAAAAAACTTCCG TCTACCGGATGACATTTGGGTGGTCGACTTGGACTCCACCAAATTGACGCCACCGACTGGTGGCTACGAAGAAATACCACCGCTACCTGAGCCCGAGGGCACCATTCTGAAGAACCACCTCAAGCAG GCTATGCTATTGATGGATGAAGCTGGACTTGGT GCACTTACCTCGATGACGGCCACCAATACGGCGGTCTCCTCACAACAGCTATTACCATCGGTGCGGGATAGTCTTCAGGAACCACCGTTGCTAGG GGTTTCTCAAGTGAGACTTCCCCTCCAGACGCCTCCTCACTCGGCGCAGGCCAGTCAACGGAACTCGATGTCCGCCCAAGGAACGATTAGTTCCCGCCAACCGAGCCCGATGAATTCACCAGCCCTCAATCCATTCGTTTACGGAACGGATGTGGATTCCGTGGACGTGGCCACGCGGGTGGCGATGGTGCGATTTTTCAATGCTCAAAATACATTGGCTAACTTTGCTGAGCACACGCGCACTTTGCGGCTATATCCACGTCCAGTGGTGGCATTCCAAATCAATAGTTTCCTACGATCCCGACCAAGAGCCTCGCAGTTCCTGAATCAATTTGCCAGGACTCAGGCCGTAGAGTTCCTGGCCGAATGGTCACTAACGCCCACGAATGTGGCGTTCCTTCGAGTGCAGACTGGCGTTATGGATCCCATGCAGGTGGGCGATAAGCCCAAGTGGTTCGCCCACGCTCTGACCCCCATCCGATTTTCGGTGTGGGACGATGGCAGCTCACTGAATGGAGCCCTGCGATCGCTGAAACAACTCGAGTGCCAGCCGACGGACGAGAGTGGTTCGGATTCAGAGGGAGCGGATAGTAGTAGCTCATCGTACAGCTCACTCAGTGATTTTGTATCGGAAATGGCCTCCTCCGATCTTTCGCCCAGCCTGCATGATGTCTTTGGGTCTTACAATCGGCCACATGTTGTTCCTCAGACTCTCTCCTCGAATTTGGATCCGGCCTTGGTCTATCATCCGCCCAGCAAGCTGCAGTATCCCGAAGGCATTGCCGATGCGGTGGCCAGCaaagaggaggaggatgaggagcgTGCCGATAGCCCTGTGTCCTCATCCTCCAGTCGCTCGGATCTGAGTTCGCCCAGCTTCAATCGCGATTCGGAGTTTGATTTCCAGCCGAAGGGCGGACAAACTCTGGGATCGACTACAGTTGGCAGTGGAGCGGCTGCACCCAGTTTCGAGTTGGCCACTCCGTTGGCCATGCGACTGGAGGCCACCATTAAGATGGCAAGCATTGAACAGGAATCTGACACGGTATCCACGGCGACGGGCAAGACCATAGCCGCCGGTTCGAAATTACAAAGACATCCCAGCGACTCCGAGTCGCGGCCTGAAAAGAAGATTCCG CCACCACTAACGCCACCGGTGAAGCAGCCTGGAGTAAGCAATATCCTAGCCCGAACTGGAAGTTccggctccagctccagcagtCCTGGACGTCAGAGTTCCCAGAGCTCTCTATTCGAGAACTTTGCCTCCCATGCCAAGGAACTGGTGCGCGAAACAACGCGCCAGAGCAGCCAGGAGGGTCTACTGGCCCATGTGGATAAG CATGCGCTGGACGAAGATCTTGACGACAAAATGCGTCATACCTTCGAAAAG TTTACGCTGCACGCAAAGAAGGCAGCTGGAGAGGCTTCCAAGCAGGCCCTGGAAGTGTCCAAACAGGCGGCTGGAGTGAGCAAGAATACCCTCGAAGATCTCACATATGTAGGCAAATCGACGCTGGGCGATCTTACCAAAACGGCCAAGGAGGCTGCCACCAAGAAAGGTATTATTAAGATCGAGGAGCATTCGGCGGGCGGAGCTGGACCACCGCCAAAGTCACCCGGATCCCAGCTGGCGACACACAAGCAGGTGCAGCAATCGGGCGGCCAGGGTGGTGGCAACAACTTCTTCTCCGCGATTGGGACGGATTTCAATGGGCTAgcctcatccacatccaccaTGTTCTCGGGCATGTTTGGTAAAA AGAGCCAACAAAAGCAGGTTCCTGTACAGCAAAAGCAACCTAACGTATCCGCTGGGAAGGCCAAGTCTGGCATTAATTTCGATCCATTTCCTGGACGCAAGGGACTCGTGGAGCGGACGCCGTTGATCAAGCATTCGGGTCCTAGGCAAACACAAGAGGAGCTGACCCGCCAGCAAAACCAGGAGCGTTCGCATAGTAATGCCGAAAATCAGACCTTCCTCAAGGATGTGACCAATCAGGTGCTCGCTGGAGAGGGAGTCGGTTGGCTGAAGCTCAATCGGTTTAAGAAGCTAATGGAGGACGAGTCATATCGCACACTGGTGCTTAGCAAGCTCAATAAGACGCTGGACAAGAAGATTGCCCCAGATGATCATATTGACGATGTG TGCGTGACGAAGCCCGTGTGGAAGGGTATGCTGAAGTGCATCCAGGCCATAGCCGGCGGGTTGGACGTGACCTTTGCGAATTTCGGCCTAGGCGGTATGGCTTCTGTTTTCCAGCTGATGGAGGTAGCCCACACGCATTATTGGAGCAAGGAGATCAACGAGGGCAGCGACATGTCCTCGAGCCTGCTCTCCAGTCACGCCGCCAGTCCCATGGGCAGTAGAGAGAACCTGCGATCACCTAGCTCACCAAATGGCTCCCACTCGGCATTGGGCAGTGAGTGGGCATCGCCGCAGGAATCACGAAAGAGTTCCACTCAATTGGCACACGGTGGACCAGGTGGTTCGCATTCGGGAGCACCGATTAACCGACGATTGTCGTCGGCGGATAGCCAGGATGGTCAGTCCACCACGGAGATGTTCAAGGATATGCTGTCGCAGAAAAGAAGTGCCTTGAAGAACATGCTCACCTCCTTCGATTCAGAT ACAACCACGTCGAAGGATTCGAAAAAGAGCTCTGGCAATCTGTGGTCGGGCAAGTCAACGCTTAGTGCCGGATTTCGTTATACTGGAGGACACCTGATCAACACGTCATCTTCTCCGTCGCCGGACAGTCCGCGGGTTTACCTCTTCGAAGGGTTGCTGGGCAAGGATCGCCTCAATCTTTGGAACCAAATGCAATTCTGGGAGGATGCCTTCCTCGACGCTGTCAGTCAGGAGCGTGATATGATCGGCATGGATCAG GGTCCTATTGAAATGATGGAGCGCTACAAATCACTAAGTGAATCGGAGCGCAAGCGTCTTGAACACGACGAGGATCGTTTGCTATCCACAATGCTCTACAACCTGACGGCCATCCTGGTGATGCTGAATGTCGCCAAGGACGAGATCCGGCGCAAGATTCGACGCCTCCTTGGAAAGAGTCATATTGGCTTGGTGTACTCCCAGGAGGTGCACAATGTGGTCGATCAGATAAACAATCTG AATGGAAATGACATTGATCTAAAGCCCTTGGGTTCACGATTGCTGCACCGCCAGAGCTTCACCGTCCACCAGGGCACAGATGTGAACGGACCACTACGATTTATGGAGGTGCGGGACGATGGTCTGGTACTCCGATCAGTGGATGGCACCATTGTGGAGCGCTGGTGGTACGAGCGGCTGGTCAACATGACCTATTCACCCAAGACCAAGCTGCTCTGCCTGTGGCGCCGCAATGGCGGTCAGACGCAATTGCACAAATACTACACACGAAAG TGCAAGGAGCTGTACAATTGCATCAAGGAGGCCATGGAACGGGGCGGCACGCCCACCAATGTACCCGAGCTGGGCGGCGAGTTTCCCGTTCAGGACATGAACACAGGCGAGGGCGGCCTGCTGCAGGTGTGCCTCGAGGGTGTCGGTTTGTTGTTCTCCAACAGCAAG GATTTCGAG TTTTTCGTCCGATTGGACCACATCCGCAAGTGCTTCACCCAGAAGGGTGGCATTTTTGTACTGGAGGAGTACA ATCCCAAGACGCGCAATCTCATTCAACGAAAGTACCAGTCAAGCATG TCCGATCAGATTTGCTACTCGGTGCTGTGCGTATTCTCCTACGTGGCCGCCGGTCAGGACCAGAAGAAGAATCCGGTGGTCATCACTCCGCAAATCCAGGACATTCATGCccagcagaagcaaaagcaccagcagcaacagcaacatcagcagccgcagcagcagcagcagccacatcaaACGACCACGCAGCAAAATCAGCCCACAGCAGTAGCATCTGCAGTGCCCACAACAACTGCTCCAGCCGGACAAGTCAATCCCAACCGGATGACGGCCAAATCGCAAGCCGGCAGCATCTCCATACGGCACACGGTGCCCATGCAGAAGCCCACCATCACCATGTCCACGGTGCAGCCGCAGGCCAGGATGCCAGCCCAGGTTGCAACCGCATCTGTTCCGGTCACTGTGCCAGTTCCCCCCACTCCCGCTCCACCCACATCCAATCCCGCCAAGCTGCCGCAATTGCCGCCGCGCGTACCGTCGCAACCTTCGACGGAAAGCCTGGCCTCGATCTCATCACCGCCGCCAAAGCTACGGACACCCATGTCCGCTCCACCCGGACCACCGCCGGCCATACCGCCGCGCACGGGGGCCATTTCACGTAGCGGATCGGTACCGGCGGCCCGATCCTTTGTCCGCCAGGCATCGGCAAATTCTACACCGCCACAGTATACGCCACAGCCGCCGCCGCCCTTCGTGATACCCAAGCGGCACAGTGGACTGGCCAGGGCATCCACCTTGTCATCATCCACATCGCCATCGATGTCATCATCATCCGCCTCCAATCATCCCGGGCATTCGCAGTCGCAGCAGCGCGCCAGTCACGGCAGCGTCGCCGCTGTGCTGCAATCAATGCCGGAGGCTGAGCCCGGTTACGGATCCGGCTCCGGTTCAATATCCGGCTCCAGTTCCGGCTCCGGTTCGGCATCGGGCTCCATTGCCAGCGCTTCACCGCAGGCCCATCGCAAGCACTGA